A window of the Pogona vitticeps strain Pit_001003342236 chromosome 4, PviZW2.1, whole genome shotgun sequence genome harbors these coding sequences:
- the MED20 gene encoding mediator of RNA polymerase II transcription subunit 20 isoform X2 — translation MYVMHNSEYPLSCFALFENGPCLIADANFDVLMVKLKGFFQNAKGNKIESRGTRYQYCDFLVKVGTVTMGPSARGISVEVEYCPCVVANDCSNLLMEFMQSFMGSHAPGIPSVFGNKHDNIYSPADTMVQYMELFNRIRKQQQVPVAGIR, via the exons ATGTACGTGATGCACAATTCCGAATATCCTCTCAGCTGTTTTGCTCTCTTTGAAAATGGCCCCTGCCTCATAGCAGATGCCAACTTTGATGTTCTTATGGTGAAACTGAAAGGCTTCTTTCAGAATGCCAAAGGAAACAAGATAGAGAGCCGGGGCACTCGGTACCAGTACTGCGATTTCTTGGTGAAGGTTGGCACTGTTACCATGGGGCCAAGTGCTCGTGGGATATCCGTGGAG GTGGAATATTGTCCATGTGTGGTAGCTAACGACTGCTCAAACTTATTAATGGAGTTCATGCAGAGCTTCATGGGAAGTCATGCTCCTGGAATCCCTTCTGTATTTGGCAATAAACACGACAACATCTACAGCCCAGCTGACACCATGGTTCAGTATATGGAACTCTTCAACAGGATTCGGAAACAGCAGCAGGTGCCTGTTGCAGGGATCAGATGA